A window from Betta splendens chromosome 1, fBetSpl5.4, whole genome shotgun sequence encodes these proteins:
- the LOC114862820 gene encoding myosin phosphatase Rho-interacting protein-like isoform X2 — translation MAPPAEDYYCHRFQANAFDPARCSSCLRPAHMHLSSSSTAATDAQEWDDGNGVLSEVTSNASSDDISGAWTYEWSLVHSLSPEWELNTCDTDIQSSSLNQGVRIERSRPGSSERHRAARQDMTRLEPSPQRDTESSWMDERRGRDRSRRPSEARGDRVQESGYFSPERRGGGESEEVNKRPHRYYERGHPLPSNYVLEPKACVPYRNVNLGVPSQRRNTETYMQETWRSESPQRYTYHSNFRPGGDSERNSPTRHSSVSPERYKLAEYPAGAQRGGSLSRSQARSQASSHGSSRRPSHAPSGHTSGRSSPCRGRGSNASRARSPSRATPTRRRADSFHLQSDDCSSRKACSRASGTPSQASNKHSLDSEKLYRNLESISRRGSSAVQQDSREGSRASPRTRTAANSLGTTHAHNSREESPSRSGYGTNSHTPQRELHSRSSRPSPSQESWQGSSRSLLSLPHSRGSSTSRRGVDYKALGGSLPQDAATETDRGNKENEVVNGGRSRSNLRRGMEVLLISEPKKAAVDAEEVGMTMDDYIVLADIPKIQLESEEEFPGLKKRNQSPSPCRDQRSRTYRYPDEIDLYGSRLESDERGRCRERGRDRREKCHNGRSSRKQSTTSLHTQSSDNESGKHRSSKLKQRVSPECPQTQGWMSRLDDHGKWRKHWFVLGDTSLRYYRDSEAEESDDLDGEIDLMSCVSVSDCDIEKNYGLQIQTKRTLFTLSAVTSRIRRNWVKLLKQAIQNNRHQSDTGREKANPLARRPSSCQPPGQFTCRDSGCEPTTSTSATAAVNSHLDDHHHQTENGEPDADLSPASQREAGEGWDREQAKRLEERNKWFEEGVSFSEMGSRWDSMELKKGTVPVPVSETMDLQVNRKWAEFETRPFRDMSAQSLIGSQASRSSSPEGSKSPVNSHTYQLSHEEAEQSVSGSQSLNSVQSSQTKTSEALKKEAQSLRKEVESIKRERAAMGIEVDSPCGPGAPCRARLESMEMAHRKALQELQEKHKREIRELEEERDRMLQDKSEAAAKAMEALKKAHKEEIEREVEKARKLSEGAAHVDASYTGRIPQAEELDVLSEHYTQKCLELQSTEQSSKSRENELFHKEREVDQLKRENQELKIKLAEEISRMRYFITGQRSDRPMASPGNTERTAAEVEMLLRAKENEVQYLKNEISCLQNEVQSLTKEKEAAYERYKDAYVELSEMKGRSQLDMGCLNEHLRLTKAALQEGARQT, via the exons AtggcgccccctgctgaggACTACTACTGCCACCGGTTCCAGGCCAACGCCTTTGACCCGgcgcgctgcagctcctgcctgcGACCGGCCCACAtgcacctcagcagcagcagcactgccgCCACAGACGCCCAGGAGTGG GACGATGGTAATGGCGTGCTCTCTGAGGTGACCTCCAACGCCAGCAGCGATGACATCAGCGGCGCGTGGACCTACGAGTGGAGTCTGGTCCACAGTCTGAGTCCTGAGTGGGAACTTAATACCTGTGACACTGACATACAATCCAG CTCTCTGAACCAGGGGGTCCGTATAGAGAGGAGCAGGCCTGGCAGCTCAGAGAGGCACCGTGCTGCCCGGCAAGATATGACCCGGTTGGAGCCTTCTCCCCAGCGCGACACCGAGAGCTCCTGGATGGATGAGCGGAGGGGCAGAGACAGGTCCCGGCGGCCTTCAG AGGCCCGAGGAGACAGGGTACAAGAGAGTGGCTACTTCTCCCCTGAAAGACGAGGCGGGGGTGAGTCTGAGGAGGTCAACAAGCGGCCGCATCGCTACTACGAAAGAGGACATCCCCTTCCCAGCAACTACGTCCTGGAGCCCAAAGCCTGCGTGCCTTACAGGAACGTCAACCTCGGCGTTCCCTCCCAGAGGAGGAACACCGAGACCTACATGCAGGAAACCTGGAGAAGCGAGTCCCCGCAGAGGTACACGTACCACTCCAACTTCAGACCCGGAGGCGACTCCGAGAGAAACTCCCCGACGCGCCACAGCTCGGTGAGCCCGGAGCGCTACAAGCTAGCTGAGTACCCTGCAGGGGCCCAGCGGGGCGGCTCCCTGTCGAGGAGCCAGGCCCGGTCCCAGGCCTCGTCTCACGGCTCCTCCCGGCGTCCGTCGCACGCTCCTTCTGGGCACACGTCGGGCAGGTCCAGTCCATGTCGTGGGAGGGGATCAAATGCGTCTCGGGCCAGGTCTCCCTCAAGGGCCACCCCTACTCGGAGGCGCGCAGACTCATTTCACCTGCAAAGCGATGATTGTAGTTCTCGGAAGGCATGCAGCAGAGCGTCCGGGACGCCGTCGCAGGCTTCCAACAAACACAGTTTGGACTCGGAGAAGCTCTACAGGAACCTGGAGTCCATCTCTCGCCGTGGCTCCTCGGCTGTTCAGCAAGACTCGCGCGAGGGGTCCCGAGCGTCCCCGCGGACCAGAACGGCTGCCAACAGCTTGGGAACCACTCACGCCCATAACAGCCGCGAGGAGTCACCGTCCAGAAGCGGCTACGGGACCAACAGTCACACCCCGCAAAGAGAGCTCCACTCCAGAAGCAGCCGGCCCAGTCCGTCCCAGGAGTCTTGGCAGGGGTCCTCACGCTCCTTACTCAGCTTGCCACACTCTCGTGGGTCATCTACGTCCAGAAGGGGTGTGGATTATAAGGCGCTTGGTGGCTCATTGCCACAAGATGCAGCCACAGAAACAGATAGAGGCAATAAGGAGAATGAAGTGGTGAACGGTGGCCGAAGCAGGAGCAACCTGAGGCGAGGCATGGAGGTGTTACTCATCTCTGAACCCAAGAAGGCTGCAGTAGACGCTGAGGAG GTGGGGATGACCATGGACGACTACATAGTACTGGCCGATATCCCAAAGATACAGCTGGAGTCTGAAGAAGAGTTTCCTGGTCTGAAAAAGAGAAATCAGAGTCCCAGCCCCTGCAGGGACCAGAGATCCAGAACCTACAG GTATCCCGATGAAATCGACCTCTATGGATCAAGACTTGAGTCAGATGAGAGGGggagatgcagagagagaggcagagacagacgagAGAAATGCCATAATGGACGCTCGTCCCGAAAACAGTCAACGACGTCTTTACATACTCAG AGCTCAGATAATGAAAGTGGGAAGCACAGATCCTCGAAGCTGAAGCAGCGAGTTTCCCCTGAATGTCCACAGACGCAG GGGTGGATGTCCAGGCTGGATGACCACGGCAAG TGGAGGAAACACTGGTTTGTCCTGGGTGATACTTCACTGAGGTACTACAGGGACTCGGAGGCTGAGGAG TCAGATGATCTCGATGGAGAGATCGACCTGATGTCCTGTGTCAGCGTGTCAGACTGTGACATAGAGAAAAACTATGGTCTCCAAATACAA ACAAAGAGGACACTGTTCACTCTCTCTGCTGTGACCTCCAGAATAAGGCGGAACTGGGTGAAATTACTGAAGCAGGCCATCCAGAACAACAGGCA ccaatcagacacGGGCAGAGAGAAAGCGAACCCCCTCGCTCGAAGGCCGTCGTCATGCCAACCACCTGGTCAATTCACCTGCCGAGACTCCGGCTGTGAGCCGACCACTTCCACCTCTGCAACCGCAGCTGTGAACTCCCATCTAGACGACCACCACCATCAAACCGAAAACGGCGAACCAGACGCAGACTTATCTCCAGCCAGTCAGAGAGAAGCAGGGGAGGGCTGGGATCGCGAGCAAGCGAAGCGATTGGAGGAGAGGAACAAGTGGTTTGAGGAGGGGGTCTCCTTCAGTGAGATGGGCAGCAGGTGGGACTCTATGGAGCTGAAAAAGGGGACTGTGCCTGTGCCTGTTTCCGAAACGATGGACCTACAGGTCAACAGGAAGTGGGCCGAATTTGAAACGCGGCCATTTAGAGACATGAGCGCACAGTCTCTCATTGGATCCCAGGCTTCTCGGTCAAGCAGTCCTGAGGGCTCAAAGTCTCCGGTTAACTCCCACACTTATCAGCTGAGCCATGAAGAGGCTGAACAGTCTGTCAGTGGTTCACAATCTTTGAACAGTGTCCAGAGTAGTCAAACTAAAACATCTGAAGCTCTTAAAAAGGAG GCCCAGTCCCTTCGAAAGGAAGTAGAGAGCATTAAGAGGGAGCGCGCAGCCATGGGGATAGAGGTGGACAGCCCATGCGGCCCAGGGGCTCCCTGTAGGGCCAGACTGGAATCTATGGAGATGGCCCATCGAAAAGCattgcaggagctgcaggagaaacacaAGAGGGAGATCAGGGAGCttgaagaagagagagacaggatgCTGCAGGACAAGAGTGAGGCAGCTGCTAAAG CTATGGAGGCCCTGAAAAAAGCTCACAAAgaggagatagagagagaagTGGAGAAGGCGAGGAAGCTTTCTGAAGGAGCTGCACATGTGGATGCGTCATACACAGGGCGAAT CCCCCAGGCAGAAGAGCTAGACGTGCTGTCCGAACACTACACTCAGAAGTgcctggagctgcagagcactgagcagagcagcaaGAGCCGAGAGAATGAGCTCTTCCATAAGGAGAGAGAGGTGGATCAGCTCAAAAGAGAAAACCAG gAGCTTAAAATCAAACTGGCAGAAGAGATCAGCCGTATGCGTTATTTCatcacaggtcaaaggtcagacaggcCTATGGCATCGCCTGGCAACACTGAGCGCACCGCGGCAGAAGTAGAG
- the LOC114862820 gene encoding myosin phosphatase Rho-interacting protein-like isoform X1, translating into MAPPAEDYYCHRFQANAFDPARCSSCLRPAHMHLSSSSTAATDAQEWDDGNGVLSEVTSNASSDDISGAWTYEWSLVHSLSPEWELNTCDTDIQSSSLNQGVRIERSRPGSSERHRAARQDMTRLEPSPQRDTESSWMDERRGRDRSRRPSEARGDRVQESGYFSPERRGGGESEEVNKRPHRYYERGHPLPSNYVLEPKACVPYRNVNLGVPSQRRNTETYMQETWRSESPQRYTYHSNFRPGGDSERNSPTRHSSVSPERYKLAEYPAGAQRGGSLSRSQARSQASSHGSSRRPSHAPSGHTSGRSSPCRGRGSNASRARSPSRATPTRRRADSFHLQSDDCSSRKACSRASGTPSQASNKHSLDSEKLYRNLESISRRGSSAVQQDSREGSRASPRTRTAANSLGTTHAHNSREESPSRSGYGTNSHTPQRELHSRSSRPSPSQESWQGSSRSLLSLPHSRGSSTSRRGVDYKALGGSLPQDAATETDRGNKENEVVNGGRSRSNLRRGMEVLLISEPKKAAVDAEEVGMTMDDYIVLADIPKIQLESEEEFPGLKKRNQSPSPCRDQRSRTYRYPDEIDLYGSRLESDERGRCRERGRDRREKCHNGRSSRKQSTTSLHTQSSDNESGKHRSSKLKQRVSPECPQTQGWMSRLDDHGKWRKHWFVLGDTSLRYYRDSEAEESDDLDGEIDLMSCVSVSDCDIEKNYGLQIQTKRTLFTLSAVTSRIRRNWVKLLKQAIQNNRQFSQSDTGREKANPLARRPSSCQPPGQFTCRDSGCEPTTSTSATAAVNSHLDDHHHQTENGEPDADLSPASQREAGEGWDREQAKRLEERNKWFEEGVSFSEMGSRWDSMELKKGTVPVPVSETMDLQVNRKWAEFETRPFRDMSAQSLIGSQASRSSSPEGSKSPVNSHTYQLSHEEAEQSVSGSQSLNSVQSSQTKTSEALKKEAQSLRKEVESIKRERAAMGIEVDSPCGPGAPCRARLESMEMAHRKALQELQEKHKREIRELEEERDRMLQDKSEAAAKAMEALKKAHKEEIEREVEKARKLSEGAAHVDASYTGRIPQAEELDVLSEHYTQKCLELQSTEQSSKSRENELFHKEREVDQLKRENQELKIKLAEEISRMRYFITGQRSDRPMASPGNTERTAAEVEMLLRAKENEVQYLKNEISCLQNEVQSLTKEKEAAYERYKDAYVELSEMKGRSQLDMGCLNEHLRLTKAALQEGARQT; encoded by the exons AtggcgccccctgctgaggACTACTACTGCCACCGGTTCCAGGCCAACGCCTTTGACCCGgcgcgctgcagctcctgcctgcGACCGGCCCACAtgcacctcagcagcagcagcactgccgCCACAGACGCCCAGGAGTGG GACGATGGTAATGGCGTGCTCTCTGAGGTGACCTCCAACGCCAGCAGCGATGACATCAGCGGCGCGTGGACCTACGAGTGGAGTCTGGTCCACAGTCTGAGTCCTGAGTGGGAACTTAATACCTGTGACACTGACATACAATCCAG CTCTCTGAACCAGGGGGTCCGTATAGAGAGGAGCAGGCCTGGCAGCTCAGAGAGGCACCGTGCTGCCCGGCAAGATATGACCCGGTTGGAGCCTTCTCCCCAGCGCGACACCGAGAGCTCCTGGATGGATGAGCGGAGGGGCAGAGACAGGTCCCGGCGGCCTTCAG AGGCCCGAGGAGACAGGGTACAAGAGAGTGGCTACTTCTCCCCTGAAAGACGAGGCGGGGGTGAGTCTGAGGAGGTCAACAAGCGGCCGCATCGCTACTACGAAAGAGGACATCCCCTTCCCAGCAACTACGTCCTGGAGCCCAAAGCCTGCGTGCCTTACAGGAACGTCAACCTCGGCGTTCCCTCCCAGAGGAGGAACACCGAGACCTACATGCAGGAAACCTGGAGAAGCGAGTCCCCGCAGAGGTACACGTACCACTCCAACTTCAGACCCGGAGGCGACTCCGAGAGAAACTCCCCGACGCGCCACAGCTCGGTGAGCCCGGAGCGCTACAAGCTAGCTGAGTACCCTGCAGGGGCCCAGCGGGGCGGCTCCCTGTCGAGGAGCCAGGCCCGGTCCCAGGCCTCGTCTCACGGCTCCTCCCGGCGTCCGTCGCACGCTCCTTCTGGGCACACGTCGGGCAGGTCCAGTCCATGTCGTGGGAGGGGATCAAATGCGTCTCGGGCCAGGTCTCCCTCAAGGGCCACCCCTACTCGGAGGCGCGCAGACTCATTTCACCTGCAAAGCGATGATTGTAGTTCTCGGAAGGCATGCAGCAGAGCGTCCGGGACGCCGTCGCAGGCTTCCAACAAACACAGTTTGGACTCGGAGAAGCTCTACAGGAACCTGGAGTCCATCTCTCGCCGTGGCTCCTCGGCTGTTCAGCAAGACTCGCGCGAGGGGTCCCGAGCGTCCCCGCGGACCAGAACGGCTGCCAACAGCTTGGGAACCACTCACGCCCATAACAGCCGCGAGGAGTCACCGTCCAGAAGCGGCTACGGGACCAACAGTCACACCCCGCAAAGAGAGCTCCACTCCAGAAGCAGCCGGCCCAGTCCGTCCCAGGAGTCTTGGCAGGGGTCCTCACGCTCCTTACTCAGCTTGCCACACTCTCGTGGGTCATCTACGTCCAGAAGGGGTGTGGATTATAAGGCGCTTGGTGGCTCATTGCCACAAGATGCAGCCACAGAAACAGATAGAGGCAATAAGGAGAATGAAGTGGTGAACGGTGGCCGAAGCAGGAGCAACCTGAGGCGAGGCATGGAGGTGTTACTCATCTCTGAACCCAAGAAGGCTGCAGTAGACGCTGAGGAG GTGGGGATGACCATGGACGACTACATAGTACTGGCCGATATCCCAAAGATACAGCTGGAGTCTGAAGAAGAGTTTCCTGGTCTGAAAAAGAGAAATCAGAGTCCCAGCCCCTGCAGGGACCAGAGATCCAGAACCTACAG GTATCCCGATGAAATCGACCTCTATGGATCAAGACTTGAGTCAGATGAGAGGGggagatgcagagagagaggcagagacagacgagAGAAATGCCATAATGGACGCTCGTCCCGAAAACAGTCAACGACGTCTTTACATACTCAG AGCTCAGATAATGAAAGTGGGAAGCACAGATCCTCGAAGCTGAAGCAGCGAGTTTCCCCTGAATGTCCACAGACGCAG GGGTGGATGTCCAGGCTGGATGACCACGGCAAG TGGAGGAAACACTGGTTTGTCCTGGGTGATACTTCACTGAGGTACTACAGGGACTCGGAGGCTGAGGAG TCAGATGATCTCGATGGAGAGATCGACCTGATGTCCTGTGTCAGCGTGTCAGACTGTGACATAGAGAAAAACTATGGTCTCCAAATACAA ACAAAGAGGACACTGTTCACTCTCTCTGCTGTGACCTCCAGAATAAGGCGGAACTGGGTGAAATTACTGAAGCAGGCCATCCAGAACAACAGGCA gttcagccaatcagacacGGGCAGAGAGAAAGCGAACCCCCTCGCTCGAAGGCCGTCGTCATGCCAACCACCTGGTCAATTCACCTGCCGAGACTCCGGCTGTGAGCCGACCACTTCCACCTCTGCAACCGCAGCTGTGAACTCCCATCTAGACGACCACCACCATCAAACCGAAAACGGCGAACCAGACGCAGACTTATCTCCAGCCAGTCAGAGAGAAGCAGGGGAGGGCTGGGATCGCGAGCAAGCGAAGCGATTGGAGGAGAGGAACAAGTGGTTTGAGGAGGGGGTCTCCTTCAGTGAGATGGGCAGCAGGTGGGACTCTATGGAGCTGAAAAAGGGGACTGTGCCTGTGCCTGTTTCCGAAACGATGGACCTACAGGTCAACAGGAAGTGGGCCGAATTTGAAACGCGGCCATTTAGAGACATGAGCGCACAGTCTCTCATTGGATCCCAGGCTTCTCGGTCAAGCAGTCCTGAGGGCTCAAAGTCTCCGGTTAACTCCCACACTTATCAGCTGAGCCATGAAGAGGCTGAACAGTCTGTCAGTGGTTCACAATCTTTGAACAGTGTCCAGAGTAGTCAAACTAAAACATCTGAAGCTCTTAAAAAGGAG GCCCAGTCCCTTCGAAAGGAAGTAGAGAGCATTAAGAGGGAGCGCGCAGCCATGGGGATAGAGGTGGACAGCCCATGCGGCCCAGGGGCTCCCTGTAGGGCCAGACTGGAATCTATGGAGATGGCCCATCGAAAAGCattgcaggagctgcaggagaaacacaAGAGGGAGATCAGGGAGCttgaagaagagagagacaggatgCTGCAGGACAAGAGTGAGGCAGCTGCTAAAG CTATGGAGGCCCTGAAAAAAGCTCACAAAgaggagatagagagagaagTGGAGAAGGCGAGGAAGCTTTCTGAAGGAGCTGCACATGTGGATGCGTCATACACAGGGCGAAT CCCCCAGGCAGAAGAGCTAGACGTGCTGTCCGAACACTACACTCAGAAGTgcctggagctgcagagcactgagcagagcagcaaGAGCCGAGAGAATGAGCTCTTCCATAAGGAGAGAGAGGTGGATCAGCTCAAAAGAGAAAACCAG gAGCTTAAAATCAAACTGGCAGAAGAGATCAGCCGTATGCGTTATTTCatcacaggtcaaaggtcagacaggcCTATGGCATCGCCTGGCAACACTGAGCGCACCGCGGCAGAAGTAGAG
- the LOC114862820 gene encoding uncharacterized protein LOC114862820 isoform X3: protein MAPPAEDYYCHRFQANAFDPARCSSCLRPAHMHLSSSSTAATDAQEWDDGNGVLSEVTSNASSDDISGAWTYEWSLVHSLSPEWELNTCDTDIQSSSLNQGVRIERSRPGSSERHRAARQDMTRLEPSPQRDTESSWMDERRGRDRSRRPSEARGDRVQESGYFSPERRGGGESEEVNKRPHRYYERGHPLPSNYVLEPKACVPYRNVNLGVPSQRRNTETYMQETWRSESPQRYTYHSNFRPGGDSERNSPTRHSSVSPERYKLAEYPAGAQRGGSLSRSQARSQASSHGSSRRPSHAPSGHTSGRSSPCRGRGSNASRARSPSRATPTRRRADSFHLQSDDCSSRKACSRASGTPSQASNKHSLDSEKLYRNLESISRRGSSAVQQDSREGSRASPRTRTAANSLGTTHAHNSREESPSRSGYGTNSHTPQRELHSRSSRPSPSQESWQGSSRSLLSLPHSRGSSTSRRGVDYKALGGSLPQDAATETDRGNKENEVVNGGRSRSNLRRGMEVLLISEPKKAAVDAEEVGMTMDDYIVLADIPKIQLESEEEFPGLKKRNQSPSPCRDQRSRTYRYPDEIDLYGSRLESDERGRCRERGRDRREKCHNGRSSRKQSTTSLHTQGWMSRLDDHGKWRKHWFVLGDTSLRYYRDSEAEESDDLDGEIDLMSCVSVSDCDIEKNYGLQIQTKRTLFTLSAVTSRIRRNWVKLLKQAIQNNRQFSQSDTGREKANPLARRPSSCQPPGQFTCRDSGCEPTTSTSATAAVNSHLDDHHHQTENGEPDADLSPASQREAGEGWDREQAKRLEERNKWFEEGVSFSEMGSRWDSMELKKGTVPVPVSETMDLQVNRKWAEFETRPFRDMSAQSLIGSQASRSSSPEGSKSPVNSHTYQLSHEEAEQSVSGSQSLNSVQSSQTKTSEALKKEAQSLRKEVESIKRERAAMGIEVDSPCGPGAPCRARLESMEMAHRKALQELQEKHKREIRELEEERDRMLQDKSEAAAKAMEALKKAHKEEIEREVEKARKLSEGAAHVDASYTGRIPQAEELDVLSEHYTQKCLELQSTEQSSKSRENELFHKEREVDQLKRENQELKIKLAEEISRMRYFITGQRSDRPMASPGNTERTAAEVEMLLRAKENEVQYLKNEISCLQNEVQSLTKEKEAAYERYKDAYVELSEMKGRSQLDMGCLNEHLRLTKAALQEGARQT, encoded by the exons AtggcgccccctgctgaggACTACTACTGCCACCGGTTCCAGGCCAACGCCTTTGACCCGgcgcgctgcagctcctgcctgcGACCGGCCCACAtgcacctcagcagcagcagcactgccgCCACAGACGCCCAGGAGTGG GACGATGGTAATGGCGTGCTCTCTGAGGTGACCTCCAACGCCAGCAGCGATGACATCAGCGGCGCGTGGACCTACGAGTGGAGTCTGGTCCACAGTCTGAGTCCTGAGTGGGAACTTAATACCTGTGACACTGACATACAATCCAG CTCTCTGAACCAGGGGGTCCGTATAGAGAGGAGCAGGCCTGGCAGCTCAGAGAGGCACCGTGCTGCCCGGCAAGATATGACCCGGTTGGAGCCTTCTCCCCAGCGCGACACCGAGAGCTCCTGGATGGATGAGCGGAGGGGCAGAGACAGGTCCCGGCGGCCTTCAG AGGCCCGAGGAGACAGGGTACAAGAGAGTGGCTACTTCTCCCCTGAAAGACGAGGCGGGGGTGAGTCTGAGGAGGTCAACAAGCGGCCGCATCGCTACTACGAAAGAGGACATCCCCTTCCCAGCAACTACGTCCTGGAGCCCAAAGCCTGCGTGCCTTACAGGAACGTCAACCTCGGCGTTCCCTCCCAGAGGAGGAACACCGAGACCTACATGCAGGAAACCTGGAGAAGCGAGTCCCCGCAGAGGTACACGTACCACTCCAACTTCAGACCCGGAGGCGACTCCGAGAGAAACTCCCCGACGCGCCACAGCTCGGTGAGCCCGGAGCGCTACAAGCTAGCTGAGTACCCTGCAGGGGCCCAGCGGGGCGGCTCCCTGTCGAGGAGCCAGGCCCGGTCCCAGGCCTCGTCTCACGGCTCCTCCCGGCGTCCGTCGCACGCTCCTTCTGGGCACACGTCGGGCAGGTCCAGTCCATGTCGTGGGAGGGGATCAAATGCGTCTCGGGCCAGGTCTCCCTCAAGGGCCACCCCTACTCGGAGGCGCGCAGACTCATTTCACCTGCAAAGCGATGATTGTAGTTCTCGGAAGGCATGCAGCAGAGCGTCCGGGACGCCGTCGCAGGCTTCCAACAAACACAGTTTGGACTCGGAGAAGCTCTACAGGAACCTGGAGTCCATCTCTCGCCGTGGCTCCTCGGCTGTTCAGCAAGACTCGCGCGAGGGGTCCCGAGCGTCCCCGCGGACCAGAACGGCTGCCAACAGCTTGGGAACCACTCACGCCCATAACAGCCGCGAGGAGTCACCGTCCAGAAGCGGCTACGGGACCAACAGTCACACCCCGCAAAGAGAGCTCCACTCCAGAAGCAGCCGGCCCAGTCCGTCCCAGGAGTCTTGGCAGGGGTCCTCACGCTCCTTACTCAGCTTGCCACACTCTCGTGGGTCATCTACGTCCAGAAGGGGTGTGGATTATAAGGCGCTTGGTGGCTCATTGCCACAAGATGCAGCCACAGAAACAGATAGAGGCAATAAGGAGAATGAAGTGGTGAACGGTGGCCGAAGCAGGAGCAACCTGAGGCGAGGCATGGAGGTGTTACTCATCTCTGAACCCAAGAAGGCTGCAGTAGACGCTGAGGAG GTGGGGATGACCATGGACGACTACATAGTACTGGCCGATATCCCAAAGATACAGCTGGAGTCTGAAGAAGAGTTTCCTGGTCTGAAAAAGAGAAATCAGAGTCCCAGCCCCTGCAGGGACCAGAGATCCAGAACCTACAG GTATCCCGATGAAATCGACCTCTATGGATCAAGACTTGAGTCAGATGAGAGGGggagatgcagagagagaggcagagacagacgagAGAAATGCCATAATGGACGCTCGTCCCGAAAACAGTCAACGACGTCTTTACATACTCAG GGGTGGATGTCCAGGCTGGATGACCACGGCAAG TGGAGGAAACACTGGTTTGTCCTGGGTGATACTTCACTGAGGTACTACAGGGACTCGGAGGCTGAGGAG TCAGATGATCTCGATGGAGAGATCGACCTGATGTCCTGTGTCAGCGTGTCAGACTGTGACATAGAGAAAAACTATGGTCTCCAAATACAA ACAAAGAGGACACTGTTCACTCTCTCTGCTGTGACCTCCAGAATAAGGCGGAACTGGGTGAAATTACTGAAGCAGGCCATCCAGAACAACAGGCA gttcagccaatcagacacGGGCAGAGAGAAAGCGAACCCCCTCGCTCGAAGGCCGTCGTCATGCCAACCACCTGGTCAATTCACCTGCCGAGACTCCGGCTGTGAGCCGACCACTTCCACCTCTGCAACCGCAGCTGTGAACTCCCATCTAGACGACCACCACCATCAAACCGAAAACGGCGAACCAGACGCAGACTTATCTCCAGCCAGTCAGAGAGAAGCAGGGGAGGGCTGGGATCGCGAGCAAGCGAAGCGATTGGAGGAGAGGAACAAGTGGTTTGAGGAGGGGGTCTCCTTCAGTGAGATGGGCAGCAGGTGGGACTCTATGGAGCTGAAAAAGGGGACTGTGCCTGTGCCTGTTTCCGAAACGATGGACCTACAGGTCAACAGGAAGTGGGCCGAATTTGAAACGCGGCCATTTAGAGACATGAGCGCACAGTCTCTCATTGGATCCCAGGCTTCTCGGTCAAGCAGTCCTGAGGGCTCAAAGTCTCCGGTTAACTCCCACACTTATCAGCTGAGCCATGAAGAGGCTGAACAGTCTGTCAGTGGTTCACAATCTTTGAACAGTGTCCAGAGTAGTCAAACTAAAACATCTGAAGCTCTTAAAAAGGAG GCCCAGTCCCTTCGAAAGGAAGTAGAGAGCATTAAGAGGGAGCGCGCAGCCATGGGGATAGAGGTGGACAGCCCATGCGGCCCAGGGGCTCCCTGTAGGGCCAGACTGGAATCTATGGAGATGGCCCATCGAAAAGCattgcaggagctgcaggagaaacacaAGAGGGAGATCAGGGAGCttgaagaagagagagacaggatgCTGCAGGACAAGAGTGAGGCAGCTGCTAAAG CTATGGAGGCCCTGAAAAAAGCTCACAAAgaggagatagagagagaagTGGAGAAGGCGAGGAAGCTTTCTGAAGGAGCTGCACATGTGGATGCGTCATACACAGGGCGAAT CCCCCAGGCAGAAGAGCTAGACGTGCTGTCCGAACACTACACTCAGAAGTgcctggagctgcagagcactgagcagagcagcaaGAGCCGAGAGAATGAGCTCTTCCATAAGGAGAGAGAGGTGGATCAGCTCAAAAGAGAAAACCAG gAGCTTAAAATCAAACTGGCAGAAGAGATCAGCCGTATGCGTTATTTCatcacaggtcaaaggtcagacaggcCTATGGCATCGCCTGGCAACACTGAGCGCACCGCGGCAGAAGTAGAG